TGGAATTGCCCTGCGGCAGGGACTGAAGTTCGCGTACGTTGGTAACGTCAACGACGTCGCCAACCAAAGCACTTACTGTCACAGTTGCGGAACTCTGCTGATCGAACGAGACTGGCACCAGCTGGGAAGCTACCAGTTAAATGGGAATCGGTGCAGCAAATGCGGTGAGGTCGTTGCCGGTCATTTTGATACGCAGCCAGGCACGTGGGGGCGACGGCGGTTACCCGTTAAGATCGGGCGTTACGGGGCAGCCCCCGAGAATTTGGTGTCGCTTGGCAGTGGCTCTGGAGTCAAATCCCCATCGGCCGAAGAGTCGACTAAGAGAAAGATGAACTCGATGGAGGCAATCAGCGAAAGTCCCTCATTGACGGATGAGCAGGAGGACGCGATTCACGGTGCAGCCTGCGAAATTGTGGCGGCGACGGTGACAGGCCGCCCAATACAACTGCCGGATCGAAGTCTGGCGAATGCGGCGGACATCACCGTCATGGGAGTCTTCGCGACACTCAAACGCAACGGCCAGCTGCGCGGTTGCTGCGGATCTGTTGGGCAGCCGATGAACCTACTGCAGGCGTTGGCACAATCGGCCGCTCGAACGGCAAAAGACGATCATCGGTTCCCGCCGGTATCAGCGACCGAACTGCCGTATCTTACGCTGGACGTCACTTTGCTGTTTAACTTTGAGTCCGTGACGGAGCAGGGAGAAGACCGCGTCAATGCGGTTGAGGTGGGGCGACATGGTTTAAAGATTGTGCGAGGGGGTAAGTCTGGCTTACTGTTGCCGATTGTGGCCATAGAACGCGGCTGGGATTCGCGCACATTTCTGGACCAGGTGTGTCGCAAGGCTGGCCTGCCAATCACCGCGTGGCAGCAACCGGACGCTCAGCTTGTGCGTTTCGAAGGTCGGATGATTGAGCGGGAAATGGAGCCATCAGTTCTGGCTCGCAGCATTTCCGCGAAACCTCATCCTATGAGCCAGTCGGAGGTCGAAACGTTGGCGGCCTTCGCGCGTGCGAACATCATGGCGACGCTGCAGGGGGCGGTCCCTGGTTGCTTTCCGGCGAACTGCTCAGACGGCACTGTCGACGGTATCGCTCTGCGCCTTACGTTTCGCGGCGTGGACGAACAGGCCGTGTTTTCGCAGTTGCAGTTCCGAGGCGGCGTTCCTTTGCAGACGACTCTATTGCAGCTGACGCAGTCTGCCGCCGGCTGGCTGCGAAACTCGCAATTCGATCCCGACCTGATTGCAAGGCTAAAGGTCGATCTAGTCGCGTTTGCCGATCCGGCGATGCATGGCGTTGTGAAATCGCCAGACGTAAACGGAATCGATCCAGCGAGTCGCGCTGTTCTGGTGACGGAAGGGCAGCGATCAGCGTGGATGTTTTGTCCTGAGTTGTCAGCTGAAGAACTGGTCGAACGATCGGCGAAGGCCGCTCAGGTGTCCATGCCGACGTCTGCATCCGTATTCAGTTTTGCGGCCGTCTCCAGTTCTTCAGATATCAGCAATACGAACGTGCCTCATCCTCGTCCCGGTGCTGAGGTTCGTCCTGCGGGCGTGGCGGGACGTTTCTATCCGTCGAGTCCATCTGCATTGTCGGCCATCGTCCAGAGTTGCCTCGGCGAAGTGCCCGAAACCAAAGAGAAGTGGCCAGCCGTCATGGTGCCGCATGCCGGGCTGCAATTTTCCGGCCGCGTTGCCGGCGATGTCTTAAAGAAGATCGAAATCCCGGAAACAGCGATCGTGATCGGCCCCAAACACACTCGTAGCGGAGTCGATTGGGCTGTGGCGCCGCACAAAACGTGGCAATTGCCAGGCGGGGCAATGGCATCAGATCCGCAGTTGGCGGAACGACTTGCGGATCGAATCGACGGGCTGCAACTGGACGCGGCGGCCCATATGCACGAGCACTGCATCGAAGTGGAATTGCCATTGCTGCAGGAACTCGCACCGCAGGCGAAGGTTGTCGGCATTGCAGTTGGCGGCGGCAACCTGGATCGTTGTGTCAGGTTTGGGCAACAGTTGGCCGGTGTGATATCGGAGATGAAAACGGCGCCGCTGCTGATCATTTCCAGCGACATGAATCACTTTGCCAGCGACGAAGAAAACCGTCGCCTGGACGAGATGGCTTTGGCTGCGATGGAGTCGCTCGATGCTGCGATGCTATATGACACGGTCACCTCCAACAGTATCTCGATGTGCGGCGTGCTGCCGGCCGTCATCGTGATGGAAGCGCTGCGGGCCATGGGCCAACTGTCACGTATTCAGCGAGTCAGCTACGCCACCAGCGGCGAAGTGTCTGGCGACCTGGATCGAGTGGTTGGATACGCTGGGATGTTATTGGGTTGAACGAAAGTTCGAACACGTTCATGGTAGTTCCAGAACCACGGCGACTGATTCCCCCTGTTTAACGCGCGGGAATGTTCGCAACAGAATGACCAGGCCGCTGCCTTCCGAATGAACCGGTGTGGCTTCGCCGTCGTTGATTGGGAACACGGTGCCCAACGGATCGCCTTGCGTTACAAGATCTCCCAGAGCCACGTTGGGTTCGAAGACGCCCGTGACTGGTGACGGGTTGCAGACCTGAAGGTGTCCGGAGTCAGGCTTCGGGTCTTCGACCACGTGACGAACTCGGCAATGCGGCTGCGTTCTTGTCAGCATGCCGAGTTCTGCCATGACGTTCAGGCAGCCGTCGACGCAGTCCCGAGTCCCGTTGGCAGTGCATGTGGCCGCACCGTGGTATTCGCTGTAGATGGCGGGAACAGCTGCATCGCGAGCCACCGACAGGGATCGCCCGTCCAGGTGCGGCGATGTCCCCCACACAACCGGCAGATTGAAGGCGCGAGCCATACGTCGCTGGGCCTCGAGAATTTCTGGATCGGCGTGCAGCATGTAGCCAGCGAGCGGATACAGCGAATACTCGGTGCCACCGGTGTGCAGGTCGATGTAGTAATCGGCCATTGCGATCAGCTGGCTGAGTTCAAACGCGGTCCGTTCCGTAATGCTGCCTGTTTCGCTCCCAGGGCAGGTGCGAGCCAGATCTAAACCGTCTTCGGCGCAACGGTGACCTCGGAGAAACGCGGCTTCGTTGACGCACGGGACGAGTGTGACTTTACCACGAAAGCCCGACACGTCTTCAGACTTGTTTTGAAACTGATTTAATAGCGTCTGCACCGCACGGATCGGTTCGAATTCATCTCCATGGACACCGGCTGTGATGAGAAGGTGAGGGCCCGGTTCTGAGCCATTGAAGGTGTGAGAATTGATTATTGAGGTGACCACGGGCTTTTTCTGTTAATGGAGACGCTGCCATTGGCCGTTAAACGGCACTGACAGATGTTTCTTCGCTGACGTCTATTGGTGCGGCCCGGCAGTGTGTTGTTCCGATCTGTTCTGGATGGTAACAATTCCTAAAACGATTATCTTGCTCCGATGCTCGCTTGCGTTTCTACATTTCAGGCTTCCGCTATGCGTCGATTGTTTGCCACCTTACTATCGCTTTCGATTACTCTGACGCTGTTAACTCAGCCTGCGGCAGTCGCTCAACTTCCCGACAATAAGACAACTTCCGTGAACTCAACGCCGCCAACTGCCGGGGACTTGTCCCCTGATAATCCCTTCGCTTCGCCCAGTAAGTTGCCTCTACAGGCACCTGCGTTCGATAAGATTAAAGTCGAGCATTTCCAGCCCGCGTTTAAGGCCGGCATGCAGCAGCAACTGGATGAGATCGAAGCGATCGCCAGTCAGCAAGCCGATCCAAAGTTCGAAAACACAATCGTGGCGATTGAGAAATCGGGCACGCTGCTGGGGCGAGCTCGCCAGGTTTTCTCGAACTTGACGTCGTCGCACACCAGCGATGCATTGCAGAACATCCAAACAGAAATGGCTCCGCTGCTGGCCGCTCATTCGGATAACATCCTGTTGAACCAGAAGTTATTCAAGCGAGTGCAATCGCTGTACGAAGATCGTGATTCGCTTGACCTGACCGGCGAACAACAGGAAGTGTTGCGACAACACTACGAAGACTTCGTTCGTGCCGGTGCGAAACTCGCTGAAAAAGACCAGGACCGTATTCGCGCGCTGAACGAGCAGCTTTCAACTTTGCAAACGAAATTCGAAGACAACCTGCTGGCCGAAACGAAAGCGCGATCCATTCTTGTGGACGATGTTGCCGTGCTGGACGGCCTTTCCGAATCGGCAATCGCTGCCGCCGCCGAAACGGCCAAGGAGCGTGGTCACGCTGGCAAGTACGTACTGGAAATCACCAACACAACTCGTGTGCCCGTGCTGTCGTCGCTGAATAATCGCGATCTCCGCGAGCGGGTGTGGAAAGCGTCTGCGAATCGAGCCCTGGGCGAAGATGGCGGCATTGACAATCGTGGACTGATTCTGGAGATCGCTCAGTTGCGAGCCGAACGCGCTCAGCTGTTAGGCTACGACAATCACGCGGCCTATAAACTGGCCGATCAGATGGCGAAAAATCCGACGGCCGCACGCAAGATGTTGACCGATCTGGTGCCCGGCGTCGTGGCTCGCGTGCAGGAAGAAGCAGCGGATCTGAAAGCCATGATGAAACAGTCAGGAGCCGATCACGAACTGGCTCCATGGGACTGGGAATACTATGCAGAGAAAGTGCGGGCCGAAAAATTCGACGTGAACGATGCAGCGGTGAAGCCGTATTTCGAGCTGAACAGCGTGCTCGAAAACGGTGTGTTCTTCACCATGAACAAGCTGTTTGGTGTCACCTTCAAAGAACGCAAAGATCTGCCCGTCTTCCATCCGGAAGTCCGCATGTTTGATGTGCTTGATGAAGATGGATCGCAGGTTGGTCTGTTCTACTTTGATCCGTTTAAGCGAGATTCGAAGCGGGGCGGCGCGTGGATGAGTTCTTTCGTTGACCAGTCGCAGCTGATGAATGAAAAGCCAGTGATCGTCAACACGCTGAACATTCCTCGACCTGCCAAAGGCGAGCCAGCATTGATCAGCTTTGACAACGTGACCACGCTGTTCCACGAGATGGGGCACGCGGTTCACGGCCTGTTTTCGGATGTGACGTATCCGTCCGTTTCGGGCACGGCCACACCGCGAGACTTCGTGGAATTTCCGTCGACGTTTGAAGAGGACTGGGCCATTCAGCCAGAGATTCTGGCCAATTACGCTCGGCACTACAAAACTGGCGAGCCGATTGAGAAAGAGCTTTTGGACAAAGTGATCGCGGCCAGTAAGTTCAATCAGGGCTTCGACACGTTGGAATACCTCGCGGCGGCGATCCTAGATCTGGGATGGCACACGCTGTCGCCTGACGAGATTCCGGGCGACGTTGCTGCTTTTGAGGCGGCTACGTTGAAAAAGTATGGCGTCGATGTGTCGGTCGTGCCGCCGCGTTATCGCACTGCGTATTTTGCTCATATTTGGGGAGGCGGCTATGCAGCCAGCTACTACGCTTACCTGTGGAGCGAAGTGTTGGCTGCCGATGCGCACGCTCACATGATGGCCAATGGCGGAGCAACTCGGGATAACGGCGACACTTTGCGACGGGAAGTGCTTTCGCGCGGCAGCAGTCGTGATCCCATGGAAAGCTACAAGGCGTTTCGAGGGCAGGAGCCAACGGTTGATGCGTTGTTGAAACGTCGTGGGTTGAAGTGATCGAAGTCCCGCGTCGTTGAGCTGATATTTATCAGTGGCCGGGTCTGTTACAGTCGATACAATTCAGCTTTTACATGAACGTTATCGTCGAGGTCTCAACAATGCCGCGAGAAGAATTACGCAACACGCTTGCGAGTCTGCACGAAACGCTAAGTGGCACGGACGACGTCGATCCCGAAACCCGGGAGCTGCTGAAGAGTGTCACGTCTGACATTGAGCGAATTCTGGCGGACGAAGAATCTGCGACCGAAGTGGGGGATTCGCTCACCGAACGGATCGAAGATTCCATGCGAGCGTTCAAGGTCAGTCATCCGATTATCGGCGGTCTGCTTCAACGCCTGAGTGACGGACTGGCGAATATGGGGATCTGACCTTTCGGGCAGTCTCCCGCAGTGACAGCAATTGCAGCATCTTAACTAACACCCTAGACGGACTCGGCCCTTGATCGACTACAAGACACACAGACCAGACGCGTATCCCGAAGTTCTGGTCGTCGAACTGTCAGGGAAACTCGACGCCGAGACTTCTGACTACTTGATTCAGTGTATTCAGACTGAGATCGAAAGCGGAGCGCGAAAAGTGGTGTTGGACTGCAGCAAACTCGACTACATCTCCAGCCTCGGGCTGGGCACACTTGTCCGCGCGTCGCACCGGGTGAAGAAGCAGGACGGAGCGATTGCTCTGGCTGGTGTTCAGGGTATGGTTGCGGAGGTCCTCGCGATAGCTCAGCTTGGCCGCCTGCTGCATATGTATCCTGACGTTGATGCCGCCGCGACGTCATTCGCTGCCTGAATAATCCCGCTCCGCCGCTCGCCCCAATGCAGGCGCGACGCATGCATCAGGGGCTTGCAGCTTGCGAGCGAGGTTTTTTACATAACAAATGGTTTGTCGAGGCGGCGACGGATCGGCACGATCTGGCCGACGTGCATCATGACGTGAGTTGAAATGAGTATGAACAGCGAACCCACGGTCGGACAGAAGTTTCGCATGCCTTCTGGTCCCGGCTTGTCGAGATCGTCATCGCTAAGGCTGTCCAATGCGGCGAATGTAGCCGCCTGCACTTTTTGAAACAGCTCAAGGTATTCTGCCTTCGTGCAGAACTGCGACGCATCATCACTGCCCGCGTTTTCTTTGGCGTGATTTTCGACGAATCCGTCCGGAAGTTCAGCCGCTGCATCCGGCACAGCCATGTTTAGCAAGTTGCCTTCTGAGCTGATCAGATGCCCAAGCTGCCATGCGATGTGATTACACCCTTCGCCCGGTCGCTGCATCAGATCCGCGTCTTCGAAGTCGCCGAGGTATCCGTTGAGGACCATCTGGCTGAATCCGTAGGTTTGTTTGATGGCGTCTTTCGTGTTCATTGGGGGCTTTCAAAAGTGTTGTGGATATCCTGCTGATCCATCCGAACAGGTGGCTGAGTATGCGACGGAGCATACCAGTTGCAGATCTAAGCATCCATTTGCCAGCCGCAGAAAGTCGCCATCACTTTCCAAGTGATGCAGCCCGACGTTATGACGTTGCAGAAGTGCATGCGTTGCCTTTTGCTCCGGCTTTGTCGAATGCGGAATTAGCAGAACCGGGGGCAGCTGTCAGAGACCCGGCGGCCGCGTGGGCTTCGTCACTTGGAAAGTGACGGCTACTTTGGGCATACTATTGAAATGGATCTGCATTTCTTTGATCGAAACGAGCCGATTGCGATTCTGGACCGTCGCCTGCCGCATTGGTCGCAGCCGGGTGTTGTGTGTTTCATCACGTTTCGCACGGACGATTCCATGCCGCGTACTGTTGTGCAAAACTGGCATGTCGAACGCCGCATCTGGCTGCGACAGCATGGTATCAATCCTGACGACCAGCGTTGGAAAATGCTGCTGCGGAAACTGGAGCAGCCCATTCAGGAAGAATTCTACGCGACGTTTTCCAATAAGTGGCACGAAGAGCTCGACCGCTGCCATGGGGCGTGTGTGCTGAGAGATCCGGAGAACTCAAAGACCGTCGCGGACAGCCTGTTGAAGTTTGACGGGGACCGTTACCTGATGACGGACTTTGTCGTGATGCCCAACCACATTCATCTTCAGGTGGCATTCAAGGATGATGATTCGATGCTGAATCATGGAAGCGATTCACTGGTCGCACGATCAACAAACGCATCCGAGCGTCCGGCCGATTCTGGCAGCAGGACGGCTTCGATCATCTGGTGCGATCCAAAGCTCAGTTCGAACACTTCCGTCGGTATATCGCCAAAAACCCACGCAAAGCGAGCCTCAAGAACGGTGAATACGTTCTGTACTCAACGTAGCCATCACTTTCCAAGTGATGCAGCCCGCTGTTGTGACGGCTTAAGAATTCAGTCGCTGGTTCTTGGTCGGCTTGATCGAAGGCTGGGTTAGTAATGCAGGGTGCCGCCGCCAGATGACCGGCGGCCGCGTGGGCTTCGTCACTTGGAAAGTGACGGCTACTTTTTTCGGCGGTCAGTAACCCAGTGGTTCCTGCCACGCAGTTTTCAGCTCGTTAAGATCGGCGTTCAACAGGGAGCCAACCTGAAGACGATCCGTGTCATTCGTGACGCCGACCAATGTCGCTTCAACTTTGGACGTAAACTGACTTGTGTTGCCTGGCTCAACTTCCACCAAAAACCGGCCATTGCTTTCAGCGAATAAGTCGGCCGCAGTGAGGTCTTCGTTCAGCGTCACTCCAATACCACCGGCAAACGCCATTTCGGCGGCTGCGACTGCAAGGCCGCCTTCGCTTAGGTCGTGGCAGCTTCTTACAAGGCCGGCCTTGATGGCGGCGTGCAGGGCTTTGTAAGTAGCGAGGTTCCCGGCTGCGTTCAATTGCGGAACTTTTCCACCGTCGATGTTGTTAACTAAGTTGAAGTGGCTTCCGCCAAGTTCTTCCGGGTCGGTCTTGCCCACCAGGTACAACTTGTTGCCAGGAGCTTTCAGGTCCATGGTGACAGCTTGTTCCACGTGGTCGATCTGGCCCAGTGCTGTGATAAGCAGTGTGGATGGGATGGCAACTGTCTGGCGATTACCGTCTTTGTCTTCGTAGCTGAATTCGTTGTTTAGGCTGTCTTTGCCACTGACGAACGGTGTGCTGTACGCCACCGCAATGTCCTGGCAAGCAAGGGCGGCTCGGACGAGTGTTCCCAAAGTTTCCGGACGTTCGGTGTTGCCCCAGCAGAAGTTGTCGAGGATCGCAATTTTGGATGGGTCCGCTCCGACGGCAAC
This DNA window, taken from Fuerstiella marisgermanici, encodes the following:
- the amrB gene encoding AmmeMemoRadiSam system protein B, which encodes MEAISESPSLTDEQEDAIHGAACEIVAATVTGRPIQLPDRSLANAADITVMGVFATLKRNGQLRGCCGSVGQPMNLLQALAQSAARTAKDDHRFPPVSATELPYLTLDVTLLFNFESVTEQGEDRVNAVEVGRHGLKIVRGGKSGLLLPIVAIERGWDSRTFLDQVCRKAGLPITAWQQPDAQLVRFEGRMIEREMEPSVLARSISAKPHPMSQSEVETLAAFARANIMATLQGAVPGCFPANCSDGTVDGIALRLTFRGVDEQAVFSQLQFRGGVPLQTTLLQLTQSAAGWLRNSQFDPDLIARLKVDLVAFADPAMHGVVKSPDVNGIDPASRAVLVTEGQRSAWMFCPELSAEELVERSAKAAQVSMPTSASVFSFAAVSSSSDISNTNVPHPRPGAEVRPAGVAGRFYPSSPSALSAIVQSCLGEVPETKEKWPAVMVPHAGLQFSGRVAGDVLKKIEIPETAIVIGPKHTRSGVDWAVAPHKTWQLPGGAMASDPQLAERLADRIDGLQLDAAAHMHEHCIEVELPLLQELAPQAKVVGIAVGGGNLDRCVRFGQQLAGVISEMKTAPLLIISSDMNHFASDEENRRLDEMALAAMESLDAAMLYDTVTSNSISMCGVLPAVIVMEALRAMGQLSRIQRVSYATSGEVSGDLDRVVGYAGMLLG
- a CDS encoding succinylglutamate desuccinylase/aspartoacylase family protein translates to MVTSIINSHTFNGSEPGPHLLITAGVHGDEFEPIRAVQTLLNQFQNKSEDVSGFRGKVTLVPCVNEAAFLRGHRCAEDGLDLARTCPGSETGSITERTAFELSQLIAMADYYIDLHTGGTEYSLYPLAGYMLHADPEILEAQRRMARAFNLPVVWGTSPHLDGRSLSVARDAAVPAIYSEYHGAATCTANGTRDCVDGCLNVMAELGMLTRTQPHCRVRHVVEDPKPDSGHLQVCNPSPVTGVFEPNVALGDLVTQGDPLGTVFPINDGEATPVHSEGSGLVILLRTFPRVKQGESVAVVLELP
- a CDS encoding M3 family metallopeptidase translates to MRRLFATLLSLSITLTLLTQPAAVAQLPDNKTTSVNSTPPTAGDLSPDNPFASPSKLPLQAPAFDKIKVEHFQPAFKAGMQQQLDEIEAIASQQADPKFENTIVAIEKSGTLLGRARQVFSNLTSSHTSDALQNIQTEMAPLLAAHSDNILLNQKLFKRVQSLYEDRDSLDLTGEQQEVLRQHYEDFVRAGAKLAEKDQDRIRALNEQLSTLQTKFEDNLLAETKARSILVDDVAVLDGLSESAIAAAAETAKERGHAGKYVLEITNTTRVPVLSSLNNRDLRERVWKASANRALGEDGGIDNRGLILEIAQLRAERAQLLGYDNHAAYKLADQMAKNPTAARKMLTDLVPGVVARVQEEAADLKAMMKQSGADHELAPWDWEYYAEKVRAEKFDVNDAAVKPYFELNSVLENGVFFTMNKLFGVTFKERKDLPVFHPEVRMFDVLDEDGSQVGLFYFDPFKRDSKRGGAWMSSFVDQSQLMNEKPVIVNTLNIPRPAKGEPALISFDNVTTLFHEMGHAVHGLFSDVTYPSVSGTATPRDFVEFPSTFEEDWAIQPEILANYARHYKTGEPIEKELLDKVIAASKFNQGFDTLEYLAAAILDLGWHTLSPDEIPGDVAAFEAATLKKYGVDVSVVPPRYRTAYFAHIWGGGYAASYYAYLWSEVLAADAHAHMMANGGATRDNGDTLRREVLSRGSSRDPMESYKAFRGQEPTVDALLKRRGLK
- a CDS encoding DUF4404 family protein — encoded protein: MNVIVEVSTMPREELRNTLASLHETLSGTDDVDPETRELLKSVTSDIERILADEESATEVGDSLTERIEDSMRAFKVSHPIIGGLLQRLSDGLANMGI
- a CDS encoding STAS domain-containing protein, encoding MIDYKTHRPDAYPEVLVVELSGKLDAETSDYLIQCIQTEIESGARKVVLDCSKLDYISSLGLGTLVRASHRVKKQDGAIALAGVQGMVAEVLAIAQLGRLLHMYPDVDAAATSFAA
- a CDS encoding DinB family protein, which translates into the protein MNTKDAIKQTYGFSQMVLNGYLGDFEDADLMQRPGEGCNHIAWQLGHLISSEGNLLNMAVPDAAAELPDGFVENHAKENAGSDDASQFCTKAEYLELFQKVQAATFAALDSLSDDDLDKPGPEGMRNFCPTVGSLFILISTHVMMHVGQIVPIRRRLDKPFVM